GCTTGCGCCCAAAAGAGGAGCTCCTAGACACGTTGAAAATACCTTGGGAGTTCTCAAACTTGGAGGAGGTGCTACCGGAACTGGATGTCCTCTATGTGACTAGGATACAGAAGGAGAGGTTCCCCGACCCGGCCGAGTATGAGAGGGTCAAGGGGAGCTACAGAATCGATGCTGCCCTGCTCAAGAATGCTAAAGAGGACATGATAATCCTACATCCCCTCCCGAGAGTAGATGAGATTGCCTTGGATGTGGACTCCACGCCTCACGCTCTCTACTTCAAGCAGGCCGCTTATGGGGTCCCCATCAGGATGGCCCTGCTGAGGGAGGTGGTACCATGAGTGAGGAGTTGGTGGTCAGGAGGATAAGTAACGGTACCGTAATAGACCACATCCCCTCCGGAAGGGCTCTCAAGGTCCTCCGCATCTTGGGGATCACGGGGGAGGAGGGCTACATGGTATCCATGGTGATGAATGTCTACAGCAAGAAGCTGGGGAAGAAGGACATCGTGAAGGTAGAGGGGAGGGAACTCAGCAGTGAGGAGGTGAACAAGATAGCGCTGGTTGCACCTACTGCCACGATCAACATAGTGAGGGATTACGAAGTTGTAGAGAAGAGGAAGGTAGAGCTCCCTGACAGGATAGAGGGAATATTGAGGTGTGTAAACCCCAAATGCGTAACAAATGCTCCTAGGGAAGCGGTCCATCCATCGTTCAGGGTGATATCTAGGAAGCCCCTTAAGCTGGTCTGCGAGTATTGCGGTGAGTACCTGACGGAGGAAGAGGTCATTGCGCAGCTTGCGGGGACATAGACCCCACACAGTAGCTGAAAGCGAGCCCCTCACCCCGAGGGTGAGGAGGATTGTGCTGAAAGGCGAGATCGGAGCGCTGCCCGGTCAGTATGTGATGGTCTGGGTCCCCAAGGTGGGGGAAATACCGGTCAGCGTGGCTAGGGAGGGAAACGGGGAGACTTGGCTACTGGTGGCTAGGGTAGGGAAGGTGAGCTCGGCCATCCACTCTCTTAAAGCTGGAGATAGGCTCTGGATAAGGGGGCCCTACGGCAGGGGCTACACCACCGAGGTTGAGGGGAAGGTCGCTCTCGTGGGAGGGGGCTACGGCATAGCTCCCCTCATACATCTAGCTGACGCACTCACGAGCAGAGGGGGGGTGAGGATCGAGTTCTACGCGGGGTTCAGGAGCGCGGAGGAGGTGATGCTCGAAGACCTCATGAGGGATCTCTCGGACAGGCTTGTGGTGAGCACGGATGACGGGTCATACGGGCTCAGCGGATTCATCACGGAACACATAGACTATAAGGGGTTGAATTTCGTTTACACTGCTGGGCCGGAGGCGATGATGGTGAAGGTGGTATCCGAGGCGGTCAGGAGAGGAATTAGGGTGGAGGCTTCTTTGGAGAGGTTGATCAGGTGTGCCGTTGGACTATGCGGGGCGTGCGTCCTCGATCCACAGGGCCTCCTGGTGTGTAGAGACGGTCCTGTCTTCGATGGTGCTGTATTGATGGCCTCCGAGGACTTCGGGAAGTACTGGAGGGATTTCGATGGGAGGAAAATCCCTCTGGGAGCCCTCTCTAGATGAACTGCTCGGATGAGAGGGTGTAATAGAAATGACATGCCTATGTGGTCTCGCGTATCTGCCCTCCTTGGGATTTGAGAGGATCTGTGTCGAGTTCGGGTCCACCATTCTCAAGGTCTCCAAAGCATCTGATGTCCCCTGTAATGAGGTTGATGTCGTACTCCCCGGTTTCGTGGACCTCCATGTCCACATGAGGGGCCTAGGGCAGAGGCACAAGGGAGAGTGGAGGACCGAGTCCCTCGCCGCGTTGCACGGAGGTGTGACCGTCGTGGTAGACATGCCGAACAACGTTCCGAGGGTGGACAACCTAGAAATCCTCAGGAGGAAGCTTGAGGAGGCTGATAGGGAGAGCTACGTGGACTTCATGCTCTACACAGCCTATCCCTTCCTTCCAGATGAGAGCTACGTGGCCGGGGTGAAGCTCTTCCCCTCCGACCTGATGAACGACCTCAATGAGGTGTTTTCAAGGGCTTCGAAGCTGGGAAAGGTAGTGGTGGTCCACGCGGAGGATCCCCTAATCCTTCAGGAGGCGGAAAAGCCGAGTAGGGTGGAGGACCACTGGAGGGCCCACCCGGAGCTTGCGGAGGATGTGGCGGTGAGGAGGGCCCTCTGGCTGGCCGAGAAGCACGGCACCAAGGTTAGGATAGCCCACTCCACCCTCCCTATAACCCTGAGACTGGTGCAGGAGGCCAAGGTGAGGGGTGTGGACGCGAGCGCCGAGGTAACGCCGCACCACATCCTGTACAGCATCGAGGACTCACCCACTTTAGGGCCCCTAGCCAAGGTCAATCCCCCGCTCAGATCCAAGCCGGTTGTTGAGGAGCTCAGGCGCATGGTCCACGCCGGGATGGCGGACTTCCTAGCCACGGATCACGCACCTCACGGCCCAGAGGAGAAGTCCAGACCCTATGAGGAGATGCCTCCTGGGATCCCTTGGCTCGACCTGATGGCCCCCTTGCTCATGACAGTTATAGAAGAGGGAATTTTCCCGGCCGGGGTGATCGACATGTACAGTTCTAGGCCAGCGGCTCACCTTGGGCTGAAGAGAGGGAAGATATCACCGGGCAGCGCTGCTGACCTAGTCGTCCTGAGGAAGGAATCGTGGACGATAAGGGGGGATGACATATACACTAAGGCGAGGTCCACTCCCGTAAGGGAGGTGGGGTGGGTCGTGGAGAAGGTTTACCTGAGGGGGAAGCTTGCCTACGATAGTGGGCCAGTGGTGGAGGAAGGATTCGGTTCCCCCGCTTGAAGCACCTCCTCGACGCTGAGTATCCTGAGCGAGTTCGTCTTGGCCCTCCCGTGGGGATGTCCGAACGTCACAACTACGGTATCTTCAATGTCCAACGCCCCTCTCTCCAAGCAGTGGTTAACCGCTTGCCTCACGGCCTCGTCCAAGTCTTGGGAGACGAGGAGGCTCTCGACTCCCCAGCTCAAGGTCAGTAAACCTCTTGTCTTTTCCCTGCTCAGGAGAGCTAGTATTTTGGCCTTGGGCCTGTGCCTCACTACATGCCTAGCGGTGAATCCTGTGTAGGTGAAGCACAGTATGACGGGGCTCTTCAGCATCTCGGACGCCTCCACAGCCGCCTTACCTATGAAAGCAGCCTTCGAAGTGAGGGGAAAGTCCATCCTCGGGGTTAGGGAACGCTCAGCGCTCTCTGCTATGACCCTCATCCACCTGACGCTCAGCACAGGGTACTTACCCACAGCCGTCTCCGCTGATAGCATGACAGCGTCACTCCCGTCCATTATGGCGTTGTAAACATCGGTTACCTCTGCCCTCGTCGGGACGGGGCTCGAGGTCATAGATTCCAGCATCTCGGTGGCGGTTATCACGGGCTTGGCAGCCTCGTTAGCCAGTCTTATCAGCCTCTTCTGGATCTGGGGTACCTCCTCCAGTGGAAGCTCAACGCCTAGATCCCCTCTGGCCACCATTATGCCATAGGACTCCTCCAGAATTTCCTTTGCGTTCTCAACTGCCTCTCTTGTCTCTATCTTCGCTATTAGAGAAGGAGGATCGTCAGTCAGCGATTTCAAGAACTCTTTGGCCTCTATAACGTCCTCCACCGCCTTAACGAATGAGAGGGCTATGAAGTCTACTCTCTTCTCCACAGAGAGCTTCATGGCTAGCCTGTCCTCCTCAGTAAGCCCCTTGAGGTCGAAGGGCTTAGAGGCATGTACCGACCTCTTGTCCCTTATCACTCCTCCATGGACCACCCGGCACTTCAGGACATCTCCGACCTCCTCCACCACAAGCCTGATCCTACCTTCATCGATGAATAACTCGTCCCCCTCTGCCAAGTTTCTGAGGACGCTGGAAGGCTTTATCTTGATCTCTCCCAAGCCCTCCTTCCCGCTGACCGTTACCACATCCTCCTCCTCTACCTTCAGCTCCTTCCTCCCCATGTGGGTTCTGACCTCCGGTCCCTGAAGGTCGGACATAAGTCCTATCTTCAGTCCAAGGTCGTGAGCGGCTCTACGAACCAAGTCTATGTGGTTGGCCTTCTCAGTTAGGGTGCCGTGGGAGAAGTTCATTCTAGCAACGGACATGCCCTCCGCTATCATCCCCTTTACCACTTCCATGGTGGAGGAAGCCGGGCCTATTGTCGCTACTATCTTGGTGCGGGCCATCCTGGCCTAGTACAGTGATCCATTAAAAGTGGGCAGCAGAGGTCCCGAGAATCCAATGCATCTCCGGTCTTATCACCTGAATAGTTTCTTAGAAAAATTAAAATTTCCTAGAACGAAGGTGGGCTTGATGGGAGTAAGCAAGGTCAGCAGAAAGGGGCTCACCAACGTACCCTCGAAGGTGAGGAGGGAAGCTGGAATAGAGGAGGGAGATCTCATGATATGGGAGGTGGAGGGTAGAGGGATCATAAGAGTGCGAATCGTGAAGGACCCGCTGAAGCACTTAAAGGGGAAGTACGATGATCCAGATCTAACCTACGACAGAGTTGAGGAGACTGCTGATAGTCTCATTGAGAGGGAGCTGAATGCCGGTAATTGAGCTGGATATGCTGATCGCCTTGGTCAACAAATCGGACAAGCTGCACGAGGTGGCAAGCGGGCTGTTTCAGGCTATCGCCTCGGGGAGGTTGAAGGAAATGAAGTTAGCCTCTTCAGCCCTTCTGGAGTACGAGCTGGTGCTGAGATCCCGCGGATACGGTGAGAAAGACATTAGAGGAGATATAGAGGCCTTCAAACTGATCCCCAACTTAGAAGAGGCCCCCCTAACATCCGAGGTGATCGTGAAGGCCTCCTCACTCAGAGAGAAGTATTTCCTCACCTACTTCGATTCCCTGCACTGTGCCACAGCCATGCTGTATGATGGTAAAATAGTGGCCTCTGATAACGCTTACGATAATGTTCCCGAAGTGAGAAGGTTGGACCCTTCCTACCTAGTCTGATCGGGTAATTGAGATCACCTGGTCGGAGAGAATAGGTGCTCTTACACGCGGTATCGGCATCTGGGGATTATTTTATGAGTTTAAACTTGGTTGGCGTGAGGAAGGGCCGCAACTCACCTGCTCATGCTCCTTTTCAGAATTCCCTCAGGCAGACTCTAGTTTTTCTCTCAGTGATGTATTGAACTCATGGAATCAGCAAATAGTTTACTGTGTGGATAATGGCTGATACGGTGTAAGGGTTATGCCAATCATGTATGGTAATAAGTAATATTGGCTCGACAATCCAGTGCCAGATACCCGGAGGTTCAGGTCCGATCTGGAGGAGCTGGCCAAGAGGATAGAGAGGAGGGGAGGTTTACCGACCGGCAGGCTGAGACCTCTTATCGACAGGCTGACTGACCTCTACATAGCTGGGGCCGTGAAGATAAATCATTCGGCCATGGAGCTTGTGATAGCGGCTCACCTGATCATGAAGGGGTATCAGGTGGATGT
This is a stretch of genomic DNA from Thermoproteota archaeon. It encodes these proteins:
- the pyrI gene encoding aspartate carbamoyltransferase regulatory subunit, with product MSEELVVRRISNGTVIDHIPSGRALKVLRILGITGEEGYMVSMVMNVYSKKLGKKDIVKVEGRELSSEEVNKIALVAPTATINIVRDYEVVEKRKVELPDRIEGILRCVNPKCVTNAPREAVHPSFRVISRKPLKLVCEYCGEYLTEEEVIAQLAGT
- a CDS encoding dihydroorotate dehydrogenase electron transfer subunit; amino-acid sequence: MRSLRGHRPHTVAESEPLTPRVRRIVLKGEIGALPGQYVMVWVPKVGEIPVSVAREGNGETWLLVARVGKVSSAIHSLKAGDRLWIRGPYGRGYTTEVEGKVALVGGGYGIAPLIHLADALTSRGGVRIEFYAGFRSAEEVMLEDLMRDLSDRLVVSTDDGSYGLSGFITEHIDYKGLNFVYTAGPEAMMVKVVSEAVRRGIRVEASLERLIRCAVGLCGACVLDPQGLLVCRDGPVFDGAVLMASEDFGKYWRDFDGRKIPLGALSR
- a CDS encoding dihydroorotase family protein, translating into MTCLCGLAYLPSLGFERICVEFGSTILKVSKASDVPCNEVDVVLPGFVDLHVHMRGLGQRHKGEWRTESLAALHGGVTVVVDMPNNVPRVDNLEILRRKLEEADRESYVDFMLYTAYPFLPDESYVAGVKLFPSDLMNDLNEVFSRASKLGKVVVVHAEDPLILQEAEKPSRVEDHWRAHPELAEDVAVRRALWLAEKHGTKVRIAHSTLPITLRLVQEAKVRGVDASAEVTPHHILYSIEDSPTLGPLAKVNPPLRSKPVVEELRRMVHAGMADFLATDHAPHGPEEKSRPYEEMPPGIPWLDLMAPLLMTVIEEGIFPAGVIDMYSSRPAAHLGLKRGKISPGSAADLVVLRKESWTIRGDDIYTKARSTPVREVGWVVEKVYLRGKLAYDSGPVVEEGFGSPA
- the pyk gene encoding pyruvate kinase produces the protein MARTKIVATIGPASSTMEVVKGMIAEGMSVARMNFSHGTLTEKANHIDLVRRAAHDLGLKIGLMSDLQGPEVRTHMGRKELKVEEEDVVTVSGKEGLGEIKIKPSSVLRNLAEGDELFIDEGRIRLVVEEVGDVLKCRVVHGGVIRDKRSVHASKPFDLKGLTEEDRLAMKLSVEKRVDFIALSFVKAVEDVIEAKEFLKSLTDDPPSLIAKIETREAVENAKEILEESYGIMVARGDLGVELPLEEVPQIQKRLIRLANEAAKPVITATEMLESMTSSPVPTRAEVTDVYNAIMDGSDAVMLSAETAVGKYPVLSVRWMRVIAESAERSLTPRMDFPLTSKAAFIGKAAVEASEMLKSPVILCFTYTGFTARHVVRHRPKAKILALLSREKTRGLLTLSWGVESLLVSQDLDEAVRQAVNHCLERGALDIEDTVVVTFGHPHGRAKTNSLRILSVEEVLQAGEPNPSSTTGPLS
- a CDS encoding AbrB/MazE/SpoVT family DNA-binding domain-containing protein, with the translated sequence MGVSKVSRKGLTNVPSKVRREAGIEEGDLMIWEVEGRGIIRVRIVKDPLKHLKGKYDDPDLTYDRVEETADSLIERELNAGN
- a CDS encoding PIN domain-containing protein, giving the protein MPVIELDMLIALVNKSDKLHEVASGLFQAIASGRLKEMKLASSALLEYELVLRSRGYGEKDIRGDIEAFKLIPNLEEAPLTSEVIVKASSLREKYFLTYFDSLHCATAMLYDGKIVASDNAYDNVPEVRRLDPSYLV